The genomic DNA TTATAATAGGCTTTATAGTAGTATCAACTTTGATATTAATATTTTTAGGAAAACCAGTTAAATTATTAATTCTTGCAGGTTCATTAAATGGACTTATTTTACCTATTACTTTGGCAATCACTTTAATAGCTAGTAAAAAACAAAGTATTATTGGAAAATACAAACATTCAAATATTTTATTCTGTTTAGGTTGGATTGTTGTTCTTGTAACAGCGTATATAGGAATAAAATCTCTATCTAATTTAACAGAACTATTTGCTTAATGGAGGTATTAAAATGGAAAATTCAGTAAAATTTTTATTTTCTGGAGATTCGGCTTTAGTAATGGAGTTTGGAAATGAAATCTCTGTAGATATTAATAAAAAAATTAGAAAAATGATGAATAATATTAAGAAAGAAAATATAGATGGAATTATTGAACTTGTTCCAACTTATTGTTCCTTACTTGTAAATTATGATGTTTTAAAAATTGATTATCAAAATTTAGTTGAAAAGTTAAAAAACCTTTTAAACGATGATAATGAAACTGTTGAAGATGAAGAAGTTACTTTAATAGAAATTCCCACTTTATACAATGATGAATGTGGACCTGATCTATCTTATGTAGCCGAATACAATAAACTTTCAAAGGAAGAAGTTATTAAAATTCATACAGGAACTGATTATTTGGTTTATATGCTAGGCTTTATGCCAGGGTTCACCTATTTAGGTGGAATGTCAGAAAAGATTGCAACTCCTAGATTAGAAAGTCCAAGATTGCAAATTTACCCAGGCTCTGTTGGTATTGCAGGTAAACAAACTGGTATGTATCCTTCAATGTCCCCTGGTGGTTGGAGAATTATTGGTAGAACCCCATTAAAACTATATAACCCTGACAGTGATACTCCTGTTTATATCAGTTCTGGGGACTATATAAG from Fusobacterium simiae includes the following:
- the pxpB gene encoding 5-oxoprolinase subunit PxpB → MENSVKFLFSGDSALVMEFGNEISVDINKKIRKMMNNIKKENIDGIIELVPTYCSLLVNYDVLKIDYQNLVEKLKNLLNDDNETVEDEEVTLIEIPTLYNDECGPDLSYVAEYNKLSKEEVIKIHTGTDYLVYMLGFMPGFTYLGGMSEKIATPRLESPRLQIYPGSVGIAGKQTGMYPSMSPGGWRIIGRTPLKLYNPDSDTPVYISSGDYIRYVSISEEEYNNILKKVENNEYKLNIRKVKRGELNV